The Danio aesculapii chromosome 8, fDanAes4.1, whole genome shotgun sequence genome window below encodes:
- the slc25a25a gene encoding calcium-binding mitochondrial carrier protein SCaMC-2-A: protein MLCLCLYVPIHNSDQIEVEYFESNGLPSELKSLKSLSVLLPSQEFSTYRRWRKKSLKTAEKEHDGQLDFEEFVHYLQDHEKDLKLVFKSMDRKIAGQVNANDIVNSLRDLGVHISLKQAERVLKSMDKNGTMTIDWNEWKKYPTLQPAENIPEIILYWKHSTIFDVGESLMVPDEFTVEEHLTGMWWRHLVSGGGAGAVSRTCTAPLDRLKVLMQVHGCQGKSMCLMSGLTQMIKEGGIRSLWRGNGINVIKIAPETALKFMAYEQIKRVMGSSQETLGISERFVAGSLAGVIAQSTIYPMEVLKTRLALRKTGQYKGISDCAKQILKAEGMSAFYKGYVPNMLGIIPYAGIDLAVYETLKNTWLQRYGTENADPGVFVLLACGTVSSTCGQLASYPLALIRTRMQAQASVEGSSQVSMTGLFKQIMKTEGPTGLYRGLTPNFLKVIPAVSISYVVYEHIKSTLGVRSR from the exons ATGTTGTGCTTGTGCCTTTACGTGCCTATCCATAACTCCGACCAGATTGAAGTGGAGTATTTTGAGTCGAATGGATTACCGTCCGAGCTGAAGTCTCTCAAATCTCTGAGTGTCCTTCTGCCGTCACAAGAGTTCTCCACATACCGAAGATGGAGGAAG AAAAGCCTGAAAACGGCAGAGAAAGAGCACGATGGCCAGCTGGACTTTGAAGAGTTTGTTCACTACCTCCAAGACCACGAGAAAGACCTGAAGCTTGTCTTTAAGAGCATGGACAGAAAGATTGCAG GTCAGGTGAACGCCAATGACATTGTGAACTCATTGCGAGATCTTGGTGTCCACATTTCCCTAAAGCAAGCAGAGAGGGTCCTTAAAAG CATGGACAAAAACGGCACAATGACTATTGACTGGAATGAATGGAAGAAGTATCCCACGCTACAGCCTGCCGAAAACATTCCCGAAATCATCCTGTACTGGAAACACTCAACG ATCTTCGATGTGGGCGAGAGTCTGATGGTGCCGGATGAGTTTACAGTGGAGGAGCACCTGACGGGGATGTGGTGGAGGCATCTGGTGTCCGGTGGAGGAGCTGGAGCCGTTTCTCGAACCTGCACCGCTCCACTCGACCGCCTCAAAGTGCTCATGCAG GTTCATGGTTGTCAGGGGAAAAGCATGTGTTTAATGAGTGGGCTCACACAGATGATTAAAGAAGGAGGGATTCGCTCATTATGGAGGGGCAACGGCATCAATGTCATCAAAATCGCACCCGAGACAGCGCTCAAGTTCATGGCTTATGAGCAG aTCAAGCGTGTGATGGGCAGCAGTCAGGAGACGTTGGGCATCTCTGAACGTTTCGTAGCAGGTTCATTAGCAGGAGTCATCGCTCAGAGCACCATCTACCCCATGGAG GTTCTCAAAACTCGTCTGGCGTTAAGAAAGACGGGTCAGTATAAGGGCATCTCCGACTGTGCCAAACAAATCCTGAAGGCTGAGGGAATGTCGGCGTTTTATAAAGGCTACGTACCCAACATGCTGGGCATCATCCCGTATGCTGGCATCGACCTGGCAGTCTATGAG ACGTTGAAGAACACTTGGCTTCAGCGCTACGGTACGGAAAATGCAGATCCGGGTGTGTTTGTGCTCTTGGCGTGTGGTACAGTTTCCAGCACATGTGGCCAGCTGGCGAGTTACCCGCTGGCACTCATACGGACACGCATGCAGGCACAAG CTTCAGTTGAAGGCTCCTCCCAGGTGTCAATGACTGGGCTCTTCAAGCAGATCATGAAGACAGAGGGTCCCACAGGCCTCTACCGGGGTCTGACCCCAAACTTCCTGAAGGTCATCCCTGCGGTCAGCATCAGCTACGTGGTGTACGAGCACATCAAGTCCACATTAGGCGTGCGGTCCAGATGA